One genomic window of Halovivax cerinus includes the following:
- a CDS encoding DUF7437 domain-containing protein: MADRNGSRRSMLFFDTSALVKRYAVEDGTAVVDAIGRQRENEDIRVFLDRQGVAKFAAALHYATRIEASDLTERTAANKLGVHSVEGLTVFGAFRDVLEDAASYDPYSRPKRDTPERRIPRHSSAPRRERGRCDGRAIH, from the coding sequence ATGGCCGATCGGAACGGGTCTAGGCGCTCGATGCTGTTCTTCGACACCTCCGCGCTGGTGAAGCGATACGCCGTCGAGGACGGCACCGCGGTCGTCGACGCGATCGGTCGCCAACGAGAGAACGAGGACATTCGCGTCTTCCTCGACAGGCAGGGCGTCGCCAAATTTGCAGCCGCGCTCCACTACGCGACGCGGATCGAGGCGAGCGACCTGACGGAGCGTACCGCCGCGAACAAACTCGGCGTCCATTCGGTTGAGGGGCTGACCGTGTTCGGCGCATTCCGAGACGTCCTCGAGGACGCCGCCTCGTACGATCCGTACTCGAGGCCGAAGCGTGACACGCCGGAGAGACGAATTCCGCGCCACAGTAGCGCTCCCCGACGCGAACGTGGTCGTTGCGATGGGCGGGCCATCCACTGA